Proteins encoded together in one Acidobacteriota bacterium window:
- the pstB gene encoding phosphate ABC transporter ATP-binding protein PstB, which yields MTGAEPAAKIRAENLDFYYGPTRALKNVTIDCHDRRVTAIIGPSGCGKSTFIRTLNRMNDVIPGCRIEGRILLDGRDIHAPEVDVVELRRRVGMVFQKPNPFPKSIFDNVAYGLRINGLRDRRRLDEIVERSLRGAALWDEVKDRLGENAFALSGGQQQRLCIARSLAVEPEVILFDEPCSAIDPIATAKVEDLIEKLKTRYTVVIVTHNMQQAARVSDYTAFMMLGELVEFDRTGKIFTAPANKLTEDYITGRFG from the coding sequence ATGACTGGCGCAGAGCCCGCCGCCAAGATCCGGGCGGAGAATCTCGACTTCTATTACGGCCCGACCCGGGCCCTCAAGAACGTCACCATCGACTGCCACGACCGCCGGGTCACGGCCATCATCGGCCCCTCCGGATGCGGCAAGTCGACCTTCATCCGGACCCTCAACCGCATGAACGACGTCATCCCCGGGTGCCGGATAGAAGGGCGGATCCTCCTCGACGGCCGGGACATCCACGCCCCCGAGGTCGACGTCGTCGAGCTCCGCCGCCGGGTCGGCATGGTCTTCCAGAAGCCCAACCCCTTCCCCAAGTCGATCTTCGACAATGTCGCCTACGGCCTGCGCATCAATGGCCTGCGCGACCGGCGCCGTCTCGATGAGATCGTCGAACGAAGCCTGCGGGGCGCCGCCCTCTGGGACGAGGTCAAGGACCGGCTCGGCGAGAACGCCTTCGCCCTCTCGGGCGGGCAGCAGCAGCGCCTCTGCATCGCCCGGTCGCTGGCCGTCGAGCCCGAGGTCATCCTCTTCGACGAGCCCTGCTCGGCCATCGATCCCATCGCCACGGCCAAGGTCGAGGACTTGATTGAGAAGCTCAAGACACGCTACACTGTCGTTATCGTGACCCACAACATGCAGCAGGCGGCCCGCGTGTCCGACTACACGGCCTTCATGATGCTCGGGGAGCTGGTCGAGTTCGACCGGACCGGGAAGATCTTCACCGCGCCCGCCAACAAGCTGACCGAGGACTACATCACGGGGCGGTTCGGCTGA
- a CDS encoding response regulator transcription factor, producing MAPVIAALDDEADILELLRVSLQKAGYRFEGFLEPEGLFRYLARERPGLILLDLMLPGTDGLEVCRQIRRSPDLACIPVIMLTARGDEADKVVGLELGADDYVTKPFSVKELVARIHAVLRRPPAGEAGPRIVIGPLVIDLEKFTVTVGGERVDLTATEFKILQLLASRPGRVFSRDQVLDHLWGNEKAVIDRTVDVHIRNLREKLGPAAPLVKNIRGVGYKLEE from the coding sequence GTGGCCCCGGTGATCGCCGCCCTCGACGACGAGGCCGACATCCTCGAGCTCCTGAGGGTCAGCCTCCAGAAGGCGGGCTATCGCTTCGAGGGCTTCCTGGAGCCGGAGGGACTTTTCCGCTACCTGGCCCGCGAGAGGCCCGGCCTCATCCTGCTCGACCTGATGCTCCCCGGCACGGACGGGCTCGAGGTCTGCCGGCAGATCAGGCGGTCGCCCGACCTGGCCTGCATCCCGGTCATCATGCTGACGGCCCGCGGCGACGAAGCGGACAAGGTCGTCGGCCTCGAGCTCGGGGCCGACGATTACGTGACCAAGCCGTTCTCGGTCAAGGAGCTGGTGGCCCGCATCCATGCCGTCCTGCGGCGGCCGCCGGCCGGGGAGGCCGGCCCCCGGATCGTGATCGGCCCGCTGGTCATCGATCTCGAGAAGTTCACGGTCACGGTCGGCGGGGAGAGGGTCGACTTGACGGCGACGGAGTTCAAGATCCTCCAGCTCCTGGCCTCCCGCCCGGGGCGGGTCTTCAGCCGTGACCAGGTCCTCGACCATCTCTGGGGCAACGAAAAGGCCGTCATCGACCGGACCGTCGACGTCCACATCCGCAACCTGCGGGAGAAGCTGGGCCCGGCGGCTCCGCTCGTCAAGAACATCCGCGGCGTGGGGTATAAGCTCGAAGAATGA
- the phoU gene encoding phosphate signaling complex protein PhoU: MSRIERPFDEELKTLKEKLLEMASRAEEQIALAIRGLKDRQEALACQVLEREEAINLLDVEVDEMCMRLLALRQPMATDLRFITSAMKISNDVERIGDLAVNIAERTIDLLKAPQLKPLIDIPRMAQMAQDMVRDAINAFVNLDDKLARNVCERDDQVDQLNDQVFRELLTYMMEDNGTISRAVDLILVGRHLERIADHATNIGEDVIYMVRGKTIKHHVDEAGRAAALKSCSGGG; the protein is encoded by the coding sequence ATGTCCAGGATCGAGAGACCGTTCGACGAAGAGCTCAAGACGCTCAAGGAAAAGCTCCTCGAGATGGCCTCGCGGGCCGAGGAGCAGATCGCCCTGGCCATCCGCGGGCTCAAGGACCGCCAAGAGGCGCTGGCCTGCCAGGTCCTCGAGCGGGAGGAGGCCATCAACCTCCTCGACGTCGAGGTCGACGAGATGTGCATGCGCCTGCTGGCCCTGCGCCAGCCCATGGCCACCGACCTGCGCTTCATCACCTCGGCCATGAAGATCAGCAACGACGTCGAGCGCATCGGCGACCTGGCCGTGAACATCGCCGAGCGGACGATCGACCTGCTGAAAGCCCCCCAGCTCAAGCCGCTGATCGACATCCCCCGGATGGCCCAGATGGCCCAGGACATGGTCCGGGACGCGATCAACGCCTTCGTCAACCTCGACGACAAGCTGGCCCGGAACGTCTGCGAGCGGGACGACCAGGTGGACCAGCTCAACGACCAGGTTTTCCGGGAGCTGCTGACCTACATGATGGAGGACAACGGGACGATCTCGCGGGCCGTCGACCTGATCCTCGTCGGGAGGCACCTCGAGCGCATCGCCGACCACGCGACGAACATCGGCGAGGACGTCATCTACATGGTCCGGGGCAAGACCATCAAGCACCACGTCGACGAGGCCGGCCGGGCCGCCGCCCTCAAGAGCTGTTCGGGCGGGGGATGA
- a CDS encoding MBL fold metallo-hydrolase: MRLILTVGFLLLGLAGLGAAPPKFEKDVIPTSAGALEITFLGHASLVMTFGGKVIQVDPYGDVADYGTLPKADLVLVTHEHFDHLDPKALKATLKPGTVVVASRACASALPGAVIMANGDRGTELGLAIEAVPAYNIVHKRPGGGPFHPKGAGNGYIVTFGDKRIYIAGDTENTPAMKALRGIDVAFLPMNLPYTMSPDQAADAARAFRPRVLYPYHYGDTDTSALVRLLQGEKDIEVRIRRMR; encoded by the coding sequence ATGAGACTCATCCTGACCGTTGGCTTCCTCCTTCTCGGCCTGGCCGGACTGGGCGCCGCGCCGCCGAAGTTCGAGAAGGACGTCATCCCGACGTCGGCGGGCGCCCTCGAGATCACCTTCCTGGGCCACGCCTCGCTCGTCATGACCTTCGGCGGCAAGGTCATCCAGGTCGACCCCTACGGCGACGTCGCCGATTACGGGACGCTGCCCAAGGCCGATCTCGTCCTGGTGACCCACGAGCATTTCGACCATCTCGATCCCAAGGCCCTCAAGGCCACCCTCAAGCCCGGCACCGTCGTCGTCGCCTCCAGGGCCTGCGCCTCCGCGCTTCCCGGCGCCGTCATCATGGCCAACGGGGACCGCGGGACGGAGCTCGGCCTGGCCATCGAGGCCGTCCCGGCCTACAACATCGTCCACAAGCGGCCGGGCGGCGGGCCTTTCCACCCCAAGGGCGCCGGCAACGGCTACATCGTGACGTTCGGCGACAAGAGGATCTACATCGCCGGCGACACGGAGAACACGCCGGCGATGAAGGCCCTGCGCGGCATCGACGTCGCCTTCCTGCCCATGAACCTGCCCTACACGATGTCCCCCGACCAGGCCGCCGACGCGGCCCGGGCCTTCCGGCCCCGGGTCCTTTATCCCTACCATTACGGGGACACGGACACGTCCGCGCTGGTCAGGCTGCTGCAGGGGGAAAAGGATATCGAGGTCCGGATCCGCAGGATGCGCTGA